The following proteins are co-located in the Nitrospirota bacterium genome:
- a CDS encoding diguanylate cyclase: MQYEELITSIQQLGKDPARLIFEDELTAIPNRRFLLNYFEHQVRWDALDVAPISLLMMDVDYFKKINDTHGHDAGDQALAHVARLLKDVSGEQSIPVRYAGDEFIILTGGLKDEALILAETLLERIHAEPLRLAGGVELPLTLSIGVATAPDNAKNGKELVRQADTALYQAKRAGRDRIAHVSDTQPDVVSDKLVLQQLVGGAICTRQEELDQVQNAIQQFDQGKGRFILVDGVAGMGKTTFLETVRRLLQGRGEGQGQGIDAYVVRTIGLLQEDYRPYYLMTSILIALLGQRDDKGEAAYRRLTKVEVSFLGALLPQMEGPKELRLAPDQAMRREGIFSAVSKFLYLLLDYRPLALLIDDLHYADEASLTVLKRLLAHNEVPLLLCGTAMAPGESSSAEQETPLAKLLADRSSEVPIVRISLKPLTADNIAAHLREIFPKLAAPPDTEIKLARVTQGSPQFLNELLRKWVVERKLRPVGEQWVLDPFEERDLPPSLEELLQQKIDTLDAEGRNLLAQTSVLGENVSLSVLTGSADATEIKVQDFVDHASALGLLSADYQVNDEKIRFAGKTVLDVAYKAIGEATRKALHEKVGNYQETLFKKRLLPSAAPLAHHFTRSTNSQKAAAYARVVATDNTLLFNVQEAGAYKSEGPTSTETPLDPASLSFVPTVVRSLQTAVRNRRLYAADNKNVVNPRQEFIKNVQQVLAKNERLDIVETRRSLLVNGQRVNDVGEYEFVAKPFRAFLDAAALRGLTVLQGVTDDELNRLLEGFAQTKPEQIDEHYWSRFAADHGLAHIALKQTAGLPKAVVESEAIEPMAGEATPPVGETEETAVPAAGVPAEQAEALTQPIVMAPVAVVQRSAQSLAPVRAETAAEEMTATSLDALLSSFSDLATDVLLRGGGAQLGTLLTRLFQGIRTQDEATRGRVVEAVKAAFLNVPVGFQQEFVRQAIDQILQALEEEQNPKTGGELARLARQMACAVVPFAEYRPACRLLMGLKAKLARLEQAHDPRADVLVEVLERPLEPAMQRLLMDDLKSADPTRQEQAFQLLGSFGLGAVPTLIEVIKHEADLRVRQLAANLLAPLGARAAKAYKKELVLEITPEERVRMLEVGETVTRALRTELAFALGDANPGVREAAYGLAVRLNDARLTPLLVDYAAHKDPVMAAGAIKCLGKLKPPKFTNLLLGIMKSAKDPALQVACCQTLGQVADPAAFEPLARIVAPKGFLRLHKRWSADVRAAAAHALAQIPDPRVAKVLARLAKDADPRLRQLARTPIKK, translated from the coding sequence ATGCAGTACGAAGAGCTCATCACATCGATTCAACAGCTCGGGAAAGACCCAGCGCGCCTCATTTTTGAGGATGAACTGACCGCGATCCCGAACCGCCGCTTCCTCCTCAACTACTTCGAGCACCAGGTGCGCTGGGATGCGCTCGATGTCGCGCCGATCTCACTCCTGATGATGGACGTCGACTATTTCAAAAAGATCAATGATACCCATGGGCATGATGCCGGTGATCAAGCCTTGGCCCATGTCGCCCGGCTGCTCAAGGATGTGTCGGGGGAGCAAAGTATCCCGGTTCGATATGCCGGCGATGAGTTCATCATTCTGACGGGCGGGCTGAAAGATGAGGCGCTGATCCTGGCGGAAACGTTGTTGGAGCGGATTCATGCTGAACCGCTGCGGTTGGCCGGAGGGGTGGAATTGCCGCTGACGCTCAGCATCGGTGTCGCGACCGCGCCGGACAATGCAAAAAACGGAAAAGAATTGGTCCGGCAAGCTGATACGGCCCTGTACCAGGCCAAGCGGGCCGGACGCGATCGCATTGCGCATGTCTCGGACACGCAGCCGGATGTCGTCTCCGACAAGCTCGTCCTGCAGCAACTGGTCGGCGGCGCCATCTGTACACGCCAAGAGGAACTGGACCAGGTCCAGAACGCGATTCAGCAATTCGATCAGGGCAAGGGGCGATTCATCCTGGTTGACGGCGTAGCGGGCATGGGCAAGACGACGTTTCTGGAAACCGTGCGTCGCCTGTTGCAGGGGCGAGGAGAAGGGCAAGGGCAAGGGATCGACGCCTACGTTGTCCGAACGATCGGGTTGCTCCAGGAGGACTATCGACCGTACTACCTGATGACCAGTATTTTGATCGCGTTGCTGGGGCAGCGAGACGACAAGGGAGAGGCGGCCTACCGCAGGTTGACGAAGGTCGAGGTGTCGTTTTTGGGCGCGTTGTTGCCGCAGATGGAGGGACCAAAGGAGCTTCGACTGGCGCCGGATCAAGCCATGCGGCGCGAAGGTATTTTCAGCGCCGTCAGCAAGTTCCTATATCTCTTGCTCGACTATCGGCCGTTGGCGTTGCTGATCGACGATCTCCACTATGCCGACGAGGCCTCGCTGACCGTGCTAAAACGGCTGCTGGCACACAACGAGGTGCCGCTGTTACTTTGCGGCACGGCGATGGCGCCGGGTGAGTCGTCGTCGGCCGAGCAGGAAACGCCGCTGGCGAAACTGCTGGCGGATCGGTCGTCCGAGGTGCCGATCGTCAGAATCTCGCTCAAGCCGCTGACGGCGGACAACATTGCCGCGCATCTGCGAGAAATCTTTCCCAAACTGGCGGCGCCTCCGGACACCGAGATCAAGCTGGCCCGCGTGACGCAAGGGAGCCCGCAATTCCTCAACGAACTGCTCCGCAAATGGGTGGTGGAGCGCAAGCTCAGGCCGGTGGGCGAGCAATGGGTGCTCGATCCCTTCGAGGAGCGGGACCTCCCGCCATCGCTCGAGGAACTCCTGCAACAGAAGATCGACACGCTGGATGCCGAGGGCAGGAATTTGCTCGCCCAAACGTCCGTGCTCGGCGAGAACGTGTCGCTCAGCGTGTTGACGGGGAGTGCCGACGCGACGGAAATCAAAGTGCAGGATTTTGTCGATCATGCCTCGGCGCTCGGCTTGTTGAGCGCCGACTATCAGGTCAACGACGAAAAGATTCGGTTTGCCGGCAAGACAGTGCTGGACGTCGCCTACAAGGCCATCGGTGAGGCCACCAGGAAAGCGCTTCATGAAAAGGTCGGCAACTATCAGGAAACCCTGTTCAAGAAGCGCCTGTTGCCGTCGGCCGCGCCATTGGCCCACCACTTTACGCGATCCACGAACAGTCAGAAGGCGGCGGCCTACGCGCGCGTGGTGGCCACCGACAACACGTTGCTCTTCAATGTCCAAGAGGCCGGCGCGTATAAGAGCGAAGGGCCGACAAGCACGGAGACGCCGCTTGATCCGGCCAGTCTGTCGTTCGTCCCCACGGTCGTGAGGAGTCTGCAGACGGCGGTGCGGAACCGGAGACTGTATGCCGCCGACAATAAAAACGTCGTGAATCCACGCCAGGAATTCATCAAGAACGTCCAGCAGGTGCTCGCGAAAAATGAACGGCTGGACATCGTGGAAACGAGACGATCTCTGCTGGTGAATGGGCAGCGGGTGAACGATGTCGGCGAATACGAGTTTGTCGCCAAACCGTTCCGCGCGTTTCTCGACGCCGCCGCGCTCCGCGGGTTGACCGTCCTACAAGGGGTGACCGACGACGAGCTGAACCGGCTCCTCGAAGGCTTCGCCCAAACCAAACCGGAGCAGATCGACGAGCACTATTGGAGCCGGTTTGCCGCCGACCACGGACTCGCCCACATTGCCTTGAAACAGACGGCGGGGCTGCCGAAAGCCGTCGTCGAATCGGAGGCCATCGAGCCAATGGCGGGAGAAGCGACGCCGCCGGTCGGGGAGACGGAAGAGACGGCCGTTCCGGCGGCCGGGGTGCCTGCGGAGCAAGCGGAGGCGCTCACTCAGCCGATCGTCATGGCGCCGGTCGCGGTGGTGCAGAGGAGTGCACAGTCCCTAGCTCCGGTCCGCGCAGAAACGGCGGCCGAGGAGATGACGGCCACGTCCCTGGACGCCTTGCTGTCGAGCTTTTCCGATCTTGCCACCGATGTCCTTCTCAGGGGCGGCGGCGCTCAACTCGGCACGCTGTTGACCAGGTTGTTCCAGGGAATTCGGACGCAGGACGAGGCAACCCGCGGCAGAGTCGTGGAGGCGGTCAAGGCTGCCTTTCTCAACGTCCCTGTGGGCTTCCAGCAAGAGTTCGTCCGGCAGGCGATTGATCAAATTCTGCAGGCGCTTGAGGAGGAGCAGAATCCCAAGACCGGCGGCGAGCTTGCGAGACTCGCGCGCCAGATGGCATGCGCGGTTGTTCCGTTTGCCGAATACCGACCGGCGTGCCGGCTTCTCATGGGATTGAAGGCGAAGCTTGCGCGACTCGAACAGGCCCACGATCCCAGGGCGGATGTGCTCGTTGAGGTGCTGGAGCGTCCGTTGGAGCCTGCCATGCAAAGGCTGCTGATGGACGATCTCAAGTCCGCCGACCCGACGCGGCAGGAGCAGGCATTCCAGCTCCTGGGCAGCTTTGGGCTTGGGGCGGTGCCGACCCTGATCGAGGTCATCAAGCACGAAGCGGACCTCCGGGTCAGACAGCTTGCAGCCAACCTGCTTGCGCCATTGGGAGCGAGGGCCGCCAAGGCGTACAAGAAAGAATTGGTGCTCGAGATCACTCCGGAAGAGCGGGTTCGTATGCTGGAAGTCGGGGAGACAGTGACGCGGGCGCTTCGGACAGAACTGGCCTTCGCCCTCGGCGACGCCAACCCCGGAGTGCGGGAAGCCGCCTACGGGCTTGCCGTGCGGCTGAACGATGCGCGGCTCACGCCTCTACTCGTGGACTATGCCGCACATAAGGATCCTGTCATGGCGGCAGGGGCGATCAAGTGCCTGGGCAAGCTCAAGCCGCCAAAATTTACGAACCTGCTGCTCGGTATCATGAAGTCGGCCAAAGATCCGGCGTTACAGGTCGCCTGTTGCCAGACTCTTGGTCAGGTTGCCGACCCTGCCGCATTCGAGCCGCTTGCACGCATCGTAGCGCCCAAGGGCTTCCTCCGCCTCCATAAGCGATGGTCCGCTGATGTCCGGGCTGCGGCGGCGCACGCCCTTGCGCAGATCCCGGATCCCCGCGTGGCCAAGGTGTTGGCCCGATTGGCAAAAGATGCGGACCCGCGTCTGAGGCAACTAGCACGCACGCCGATTAAGAAATAA
- a CDS encoding c-type cytochrome has translation MEREGLVQSRERKRERQALFRAGLALLWLMVVAGWSVGITTAVFGSPAGGAGDATRGRSLFNGKGVCLYCHGLDAHPDRLPQLAPETAAYIAHLDPKPPHLREALGLKIAGDKERFQLIREGHVGTGMLPDVSLSDQDIHDLLAYLATLRSPAATKGESHR, from the coding sequence ATGGAAAGGGAAGGGCTAGTGCAATCGAGGGAACGTAAGCGGGAACGACAGGCCCTGTTCAGGGCTGGCCTCGCGCTCCTGTGGCTCATGGTCGTTGCCGGCTGGTCCGTCGGCATCACAACTGCTGTCTTTGGCAGTCCGGCCGGTGGAGCAGGGGATGCAACCAGGGGCCGGAGCCTGTTCAACGGCAAGGGGGTCTGTCTCTACTGCCATGGACTGGATGCCCATCCGGACCGGCTTCCGCAACTGGCGCCGGAGACTGCCGCCTATATCGCGCATCTCGACCCTAAGCCCCCTCATTTGCGCGAGGCGCTTGGGCTGAAAATAGCTGGCGACAAAGAACGGTTTCAGCTCATTCGAGAGGGCCATGTCGGAACCGGCATGCTGCCCGATGTCAGCTTGAGCGATCAGGACATCCATGATCTCTTGGCCTACCTGGCGACCCTGCGATCACCTGCGGCAACCAAGGGCGAGAGTCATCGTTGA
- a CDS encoding pseudouridine synthase: protein MPCTIAFNKPYGVLPCFTDPGGRPTLAEFVAIPGVYAAGRLDLDSEGLMLLTSDGSLAHHITDPRHKLPKVYWAQIERLPNEEALARLRQGVLLNGKRTRPAEVRLLPNEPELPERPVSIRFRKSVPTGWLEITLREGTNRQVRRMTASVGHPTLRLVRVAIGPIELGDLQPGQWRDLTSREIEQIKRAAQQGGGA from the coding sequence ATGCCCTGCACGATTGCCTTCAATAAACCCTATGGGGTGCTGCCCTGTTTTACCGATCCGGGAGGCCGGCCGACGTTGGCGGAGTTCGTGGCGATTCCCGGCGTGTATGCGGCGGGGCGGTTGGATCTGGATAGCGAAGGGCTCATGCTGCTCACCTCGGACGGCTCGTTGGCGCACCACATTACCGACCCACGGCATAAACTCCCGAAAGTCTACTGGGCGCAAATCGAACGTCTTCCCAACGAAGAGGCGCTGGCACGGCTGCGGCAGGGAGTCCTGCTCAATGGTAAGCGCACCAGGCCGGCCGAGGTGCGCCTGCTTCCGAACGAGCCGGAGTTGCCCGAACGGCCCGTGTCGATCCGGTTCCGCAAATCTGTGCCGACCGGCTGGCTGGAGATCACGCTGCGGGAAGGGACGAACCGACAAGTGCGGCGCATGACCGCTTCGGTCGGCCATCCGACCTTGCGGCTCGTCCGGGTGGCGATCGGGCCGATCGAGCTGGGCGATCTCCAGCCGGGCCAATGGCGAGACTTGACGAGCCGGGAGATTGAGCAGATAAAACGGGCTGCGCAGCAGGGAGGTGGGGCATGA
- a CDS encoding RidA family protein yields the protein MIVAGGCVSHDRGRHGGDAPITTSTAKQTASLGLPWENEFGYAQGVKAGPVIYVAGQMSLDDTGAVMGTGNTETQMRQAYANVRKVLSQFNAEMEDVLEETLYVTDMLAALTAASKVRREVYPGQPAVASTIVQVQRLALKDALVEIRVTARAQQAASARPYVEQQSQPSGRRGGGRGGGMGGGGPR from the coding sequence ATGATCGTGGCGGGTGGCTGCGTCAGCCACGATCGCGGTCGCCACGGTGGCGACGCCCCCATAACCACGTCCACCGCTAAACAAACGGCCTCGCTTGGGCTTCCCTGGGAGAATGAATTCGGCTACGCCCAGGGAGTGAAAGCCGGCCCCGTCATCTACGTCGCGGGACAGATGAGTCTGGATGACACGGGCGCGGTGATGGGCACAGGGAACACCGAGACCCAGATGCGCCAAGCCTATGCCAACGTGAGAAAGGTCCTGTCCCAATTTAATGCCGAAATGGAGGACGTGCTGGAGGAAACCCTGTATGTCACGGACATGCTGGCGGCGCTCACGGCTGCGTCGAAAGTGAGGCGGGAGGTCTATCCCGGGCAGCCGGCCGTGGCGAGTACCATCGTGCAAGTCCAGCGACTCGCTCTCAAAGACGCCCTTGTCGAAATACGCGTGACCGCCAGGGCACAACAGGCCGCATCAGCCCGACCCTATGTCGAACAGCAAAGCCAACCATCCGGGAGGCGCGGAGGGGGGCGGGGAGGTGGCATGGGAGGCGGTGGTCCCCGCTAA
- a CDS encoding DUF302 domain-containing protein, which produces MKFANELLKGLLWTSVAVASLSAGTAHAGGNLVTKPSKYSVQDTIDRIEKAVTAKGMKIFARIDHSGEAKSVGLEMKPTVLLIFGNPKGGTALMVARPTAAIDLPMKALAWEDQEGKVWLTYNAPDLLQERHGLPAELAARLEPVGKLLEKAVE; this is translated from the coding sequence ATGAAGTTTGCCAATGAACTCCTGAAAGGTCTGCTCTGGACGAGCGTGGCGGTCGCCTCCCTCTCGGCTGGAACGGCTCACGCAGGCGGCAATCTGGTCACCAAGCCCAGCAAGTACTCGGTCCAGGACACCATCGACCGGATCGAGAAGGCCGTCACAGCGAAGGGTATGAAAATCTTTGCCCGCATTGACCATAGCGGAGAGGCGAAGAGCGTAGGGCTTGAGATGAAACCCACGGTGCTGCTCATTTTCGGGAATCCCAAAGGCGGAACCGCCTTGATGGTGGCCAGGCCGACCGCCGCCATTGACCTCCCCATGAAAGCCCTGGCCTGGGAAGATCAAGAGGGCAAGGTCTGGCTCACCTACAACGCGCCGGATCTACTGCAAGAGCGCCACGGCCTGCCTGCGGAGTTGGCTGCGAGACTTGAGCCGGTGGGTAAATTGCTGGAGAAGGCAGTGGAATAA